The Antechinus flavipes isolate AdamAnt ecotype Samford, QLD, Australia chromosome 4, AdamAnt_v2, whole genome shotgun sequence genomic interval CCGAGTCATCCTCTACCTCGCTTTTGGTTCAGGCGCTCTGCTAGCTGTCTTAGGAAACCTTCTGGTCATGATTTCAATCATTCACTTCAAGCAACTGCATTCTCCAGCCAATTTTCTCATTGCCTCCTTGGCTTGTGCTGACTTTTTGGTGGGAGTCACTGTGATGCCCTTCAGCATGGTGAGGTCTGTGGAGAGTTGCTGGTACTTTGGGGAGAGTTACTGTAAATTTCACTCTTGTTTTGAAGGATCATTTtgttattcttctatttttcacttATGCTTCATTTCCATTGATAGATACATTGCTATCACTGATCCTCTGGTATATCCAACCAAATTCACTCTGTCAGTTTCAGGACAATGCATTGTCCTGTCCTGGTTCCTTGCTATTACATTTAGTTTTTCACTTCTTTACACAGGTGCCAATGATGAAGGACTGGAGGAATTAGTAAGTGCTCTCACCTGTGTGGGAGGTTGTCAGATTGCTGTGAATCAAACCTGGGTACTGATAGACTTCCTGTTATTTTTCATTCCCACTCTAGTTATGGTCATTCTTTATTGTAAGATTTTTCTAGTAGCTAAACAACAGGCTAGAAAGATTGAAAGCTTGAGCAGCAAAACTGAGTCATCTTCAGAGGGTTACAAAGCCAGAGTGtttaagagggagaaaaaagcagCCAAAACCCTGGGCATTGCAGTGATTGCATTTCTGATTTCATGGTTGCCATACTTTATTGACTCAATAATTGATGCATTTGTAGGGTTTATCACCCCAgcatatatttatgaaattttacTTTGGTTTGCTTATTATAACTCAGCCATGAACCCTCTGATATATGCCTTCTTTTACCCTTGGTTTAGAAGAGCAATTAAACTGATTGTCACTGGGAGAGTCTTCAGAGGTCACTCTTCAACAATagatttgttttctaaaaaaaaataaggttttaaaTAGAAGTTAAAAATGTGGAAAAAAGTCAATAATGGAATAAGTGaattattatgaaagaaaagtatCCTCTCCCCATTTAGTCCCAATTCCAATTTCAGGTTCATgtttaatgaaatttatttacCATGATAAGTTATATGGGAATGTATTTTCCAGCTGTCTTCAATGCTGTAATCCTGTTCCTGTCTTTTCTCATTCTACATTTAATtttgtccatttttcctttcttagaccaagaggtaatttttttcttctctaatgaaCATATTATAATGTCTCATATCCTCCCTCCTTTAGCCTTTCATTTCTAATAAATAAGGCACCTATATTTCCTGTTCTGTTTCCTTCCAAGAAcatctatattttttcctttaagtttttaaatatgttttcacatataataaatttaaataagttttattgtacagttaataattgtatttatatgaaTCAATAACATTGAAAAGTTTTCAGCTCTATTCTGttataaaattttgttgttattttttctgtttttctttttttccttttttttaaacaaggtgaTGGGAAGAATCAATCCTACTTACAACTTATAATGATGCTGTTTTCCTAGGAAAGGAATTCATTCAGTAGCAAGGGTTTTCTGCCTTAAAAgttcttgtctttctttatattccaatTAATGGTGGAACTACCTAAGTTACTTTTCGCTATAGAGGTGCTTTTTGTAACATAAATGCATTTTATCCTTGTTTCTTATGCTACTTCTTcattaataaaaatcacaatcatttatatattttccttacCACGCACTGAGCTAAatgtttcacaaattttttttaagtgattttcaACATGAAACCTAGAGAttggatgctattattacccccaccTTACTGCtgaggaaacagagagaaagaattgaagtGATTTGAACAAGATtacaaatgtctgaggctggatctgtaTTCAGGGCTTATTGACTTAAAACCCATAATTAC includes:
- the LOC127559581 gene encoding trace amine-associated receptor 7a-like; this encodes MAISNNGSHSAALELCYESLNGSCIKTSYSPGPRVILYLAFGSGALLAVLGNLLVMISIIHFKQLHSPANFLIASLACADFLVGVTVMPFSMVRSVESCWYFGESYCKFHSCFEGSFCYSSIFHLCFISIDRYIAITDPLVYPTKFTLSVSGQCIVLSWFLAITFSFSLLYTGANDEGLEELVSALTCVGGCQIAVNQTWVLIDFLLFFIPTLVMVILYCKIFLVAKQQARKIESLSSKTESSSEGYKARVFKREKKAAKTLGIAVIAFLISWLPYFIDSIIDAFVGFITPAYIYEILLWFAYYNSAMNPLIYAFFYPWFRRAIKLIVTGRVFRGHSSTIDLFSKKK